In the Scomber japonicus isolate fScoJap1 chromosome 18, fScoJap1.pri, whole genome shotgun sequence genome, one interval contains:
- the tspan4b gene encoding tetraspanin-4, which translates to MSVSRKCLCCVKYLMFVFNLIFWLGGCGLFGVGVWLSFTQAEISSLPLSFPSLSAANLLLVAGGITMVTGFLGCLGALKEQRCLLFMFFVILLLLVLTEVTLVLVIHIFHDKLDSKAQDELKEGMNVYTSKPGLKQSWDNVQKMFKCCGVTNKADWYGVLNGTLPSSCCSVETDQCVDGWSEPCYQKARQWLLDNISSVLVFGVCIGVVQILALVFSMLMYCQILCAEKYLD; encoded by the exons ATGTCAGTGTCTCGGAAGTGTTTGTGCTGTGTCAAATATTTGATGTTTGTCTTTAACCTCATCTTCTGG CTAGGAGGATGCGGTTTGTTTGGTGTTGGAGTGTGGCTGTCCTTCACGCAGGCAGAgatttcctctcttcccctttcGTTCCCATCCCTCTCAGCTGCCAATCTTCTGCTAGTTGCTGGTGGAATTACCATGGTAACTGGCTTCCTGGGTTGTCTTGGAGCCCTTAAGGAGCAGCGCTGTCTATTGTTCATG TTCTTTGTGATCCTTTTGCTCCTGGTACTGACAGAAGTGACTCTAGTTTTGGTTATACACATCTTCCATGATAAG CTGGATTCCAAAGCACAAGATGAattaaaggaaggaatgaatgttTACACATCTAAACCTGGACTTAAACAATCCTGGGACAATGTCCAGAAAATG TTCAAATGCTGCGGAGTAACAAACAAAGCAGACTGGTATGGTGTGCTGAATGGAACACTGCCCTCATCTTGCTGCTCTGTTGAAACAGACCAATGTGTTGATGGCTGGAGTGAG CCATGTTACCAGAAGGCCAGACAGTGGCTGCTAGATAACATCTCCTCAGTGctggtgtttggtgtgtgtattgGTGTTGTGCAG